A genomic stretch from Actinomadura rubteroloni includes:
- a CDS encoding alpha/beta hydrolase, translating into MRKFLGALIVALGLVAAPPAHAGTTVNERWVDARTLDLTWHSANVGEDVSARVLLPSGWTRNTRRTWPVVYAFQGGRDDYTSWTRETDIEKLAARYDVMVVMPSGGENGSYVDWWNDGKGGIPRWETFHTVELPKLMARYHAGTRRATLGVSSGGQGAVAYAARHPGMYEYAASFSGSTHLTMDGMQLFLTTVNLLGSGPDAFRIFGLPGRDDANWRAHDPYVQAAHLRGTGLYISSGTTGMNGPYTPPGGVWRLTQLSEILIGQMNRSFVDRLHTLKIPVTSHIYGDGWHAWPEWTHELHTAWPLIMRALGASR; encoded by the coding sequence ATGAGGAAGTTCCTGGGCGCACTGATCGTCGCCCTCGGTCTGGTGGCGGCGCCCCCCGCCCACGCGGGCACCACGGTCAACGAGCGGTGGGTGGACGCCCGGACGCTCGACCTGACGTGGCACTCCGCGAACGTGGGCGAGGACGTCAGCGCACGCGTCCTGCTGCCGAGCGGATGGACGCGCAATACCCGGCGCACGTGGCCCGTGGTGTACGCCTTCCAGGGCGGACGCGACGACTACACCTCGTGGACGCGCGAGACCGATATCGAGAAGCTGGCCGCGCGCTACGACGTCATGGTCGTCATGCCGTCCGGGGGCGAGAACGGCAGCTACGTGGACTGGTGGAACGACGGCAAGGGCGGGATCCCGCGCTGGGAGACGTTCCACACCGTCGAACTCCCGAAGCTGATGGCGCGCTACCACGCGGGGACGCGACGTGCCACGCTCGGTGTTTCGTCCGGCGGGCAGGGCGCGGTGGCCTACGCCGCACGGCATCCCGGCATGTACGAGTACGCGGCGTCGTTCAGCGGCTCCACCCATCTCACGATGGACGGGATGCAGCTCTTCCTGACGACGGTCAACCTGCTCGGCTCCGGCCCGGACGCGTTCCGCATCTTCGGCCTGCCCGGACGCGACGACGCGAACTGGCGCGCCCACGACCCGTACGTCCAGGCCGCGCACCTGCGCGGGACGGGCCTCTACATCTCCAGCGGCACCACCGGCATGAACGGCCCGTACACGCCGCCCGGCGGGGTGTGGCGGCTCACGCAGCTCAGCGAGATCCTCATCGGCCAGATGAACCGATCGTTCGTGGACCGACTGCACACGCTGAAAATCCCGGTGACCAGCCACATCTACGGCGACGGCTGGCACGCCTGGCCCGAGTGGACGCACGAGCTGCACACCGCCTGGCCGCTGATCATGCGGGCGCTCGGAGCGTCCCGATGA